The proteins below are encoded in one region of Lactuca sativa cultivar Salinas chromosome 3, Lsat_Salinas_v11, whole genome shotgun sequence:
- the LOC128133059 gene encoding uncharacterized protein LOC128133059 has protein sequence MRSNGEPVYNFCVTVDDATMTITHVISYSNGIFSGGWGFLTFGGNATPQSGVLIGKQSAHYFTRGFGITLFFPFGAIIRRRHRCG, from the exons ATGAGAAGTAATGGAGAACCCGTTTATAATTTTTGTGTCACAGTTGATGATGCCACCATGACAATAACACATGTTATAAG TTATTCCAACGGGATTTTTAGCGGTGGATGGGGCTTCCTCACGTTTGGTGGCAATGCTACACCTCAATCAG GAGTGTTGATCGGGAAACAATCAGCTCACTATTTTACAAGAGGTTTTGGTATTACTCTATTTTTTCCATTTGGAGCAATAATAAGAAGAAGACATCGATGtggttag
- the LOC111910665 gene encoding probable WRKY transcription factor 2 translates to MAETGGDSAPPPRRIPPMITLPPRSSSDTFLTGISPGPMTLVSNFFSDHYPDTDIYSLSQLLAGVLPSPAAENSPAPPLYNDYLSLLSPEESRTSQTSDPYVDNSSQIRSPETVSDSESGDSKPERVVALAKPASDGYNWRKYGQKQVKASELPRSYYRCTQVNCPVTKKIGHFLDGNTSEIIYSGRHNHEPPQLHKPAVVADEQAYELMPKRRKTEVKCVDRSSSCRVVVTEPKIVVQTRSEIDILDDGFKWRKYGQKVVKGNIYPRSYYRCTYVGCKVRKHVERALSDLKSVVTTYEGRHKHDIPVVVKPSSNNEINFKAEIPFLLQLKEEKIMI, encoded by the exons ATGGCGGAGACAGGCGGAGATTCAGCACCACCGCCACGGAGAATTCCACCAATGATAACACTCCCACCGCGTTCTTCTTCCGATACCTTCCTCACCGGTATTAGCCCCGGCCCCATGACACTAGTCTCCAATTTTTTCTCCGATCACTACCCAGACACTGATATCTATTCTCTCTCTCAGCTTCTCGCCGGAGTCCTACCTTCCCCCGCCGCTGAAAACTCACCTGCACCTCCACTTTACAATGACTATTTATCTCTATTATCCCCGGAAGAATCACGAACCAGTCAAACATCAGACCCCTACGTCGACAACTCCTCCCAAATCCGATCACCGGAAACTGTTTCGGATTCTGAATCTGGTGACTCGAAACCCGAACGAGTGGTGGCTCTAGCTAAACCCGCTAGCGATGGGTATAACTGGAGGAAATACGGGCAGAAACAAGTGAAGGCAAGCGAGCTTCCTCGTAGCTATTACAGATGCACGCAAGTTAACTGCCCGGTGACCAAAAAGATCGGACATTTTCTTGATGGGAATACCAGCGAGATCATCTACAGTGGTCGGCATAACCACGAGCCACCGCAGCTTCATAAACCAGCGGTGGTTGCCGATGAACAAGCTTACGAACTAATGCCAAAAAGAAG GAAGACTGAGGTGAAGTGTGTGGACCGGAGTAGCTCGTGTCGGGTGGTGGTCACTGAACCAAAGATTGTCGTGCAGACGAGAAGTGAAATCGATATATTAGATGATGGATTCAAGTGGCGAAAATATGGGCAGAAAGTGGTGAAAGGGAATATTTACCCCAG GAGTTACTATAGATGCACCTACGTAGGGTGCAAAGTTCGAAAGCATGTTGAGCGGGCTTTATCGGACCTTAAATCAGTTGTAACTACATATGAAGGGAGACATAAACACGACATTCCTGTAGTTGTCAAACCTTCAAGTAACAACGAAATAAACTTCAAAGCCGAAATACCATTTTTGCTACAACTAAAAGAAGAGAAAATCATGATCTAA